A genome region from Blautia coccoides includes the following:
- a CDS encoding putative bifunctional diguanylate cyclase/phosphodiesterase, producing MQKRMMTIFLLVALILSGLLSLYSMGNLQGNARVINYTGVVRGATQRLVKEELEGHRDDALISRLDGIIEELRTGKGENHLVRLKDSEYQEMMTSMQERWSEIKQEILKVRDGADSGRLYSLSEDFFWLADESVGVAEEYAERYVRMAQICFAALIFICTVAAVLLAFYMKKQEKRRRAVDMMENANLEKSRKLSRMTKDLQAPMNEISELLYVSDMDTYELLFINDAGKRSFHVDDIKEKVCYRVLQGRDSPCPFCTNKFLKSGENYTWETTNPITGRHYLLKDRLIEWDGRRARLELAFDTTEAEHEKEKLKYALSSEQMVMECVRTLYCKKDMKDAVSDVLQEIGTFLKAERAYMFNMREGFLYRDYEWCASGVENGEKVLRGLPHERLEQWREVLNQKGCIVIKDTKEFKEVFPGSEAIIEERNIRNTAVALLEREGVLMGCLGVDNLPEERLMNIGSILQTLCYFILLAYRRAEDEQQLSHLSYHDTLTSFYNRNRYIEDMQEMTGKVGSVGIVYLDVNGLKDINDRYGHAFGDKVLIECAERMKQVFGEGNFYRVGGDEFVIVCPSVSKEQFRGMVSELRAAFKRDELCKAAIGSQWTEKLMDVGQAVANADARMYEDKKEFYRNNPASKRYRHHSDELLYLTDPEILREEISRNQFVVYLQPKISSADRMAVGAEALIRYQSRDGSLVLPGNFLPLLEESQTVSQIDFFVFEFICSKIKEWSREGKKGFPVSVNFSRYSLIQPHFIERLLSICEKYEISPRYLEIEITETVRSIDNIDIGVLIENLREAGFIVTIDDFGTEYANLALLSAVEFDVLKLDKSMVDDVVNNTKARAIVGSIVELGRKMGIQIVAEGIETEEQLAVLRACGVELAQGFLFSKPISVNEYEKRYLDK from the coding sequence ATGCAAAAGAGAATGATGACTATTTTTCTGTTGGTCGCTCTTATTTTATCAGGTCTGCTGTCCTTGTATTCTATGGGAAATCTTCAGGGAAATGCAAGAGTCATCAATTATACCGGTGTTGTGCGCGGAGCAACCCAGAGGCTGGTGAAGGAGGAACTGGAAGGTCACAGAGACGACGCTTTGATCAGCAGACTGGACGGCATTATTGAAGAGCTGCGCACCGGTAAAGGGGAGAACCATCTGGTCAGGCTGAAGGACTCAGAATACCAGGAAATGATGACCAGCATGCAGGAGCGCTGGAGTGAAATAAAACAGGAGATCCTGAAAGTGAGAGACGGCGCGGACAGCGGCCGGCTTTACAGTCTCAGCGAAGACTTTTTCTGGCTGGCTGATGAGAGTGTCGGCGTTGCGGAGGAATATGCGGAACGCTATGTCCGTATGGCACAGATCTGCTTTGCCGCCCTGATTTTCATATGTACTGTTGCGGCGGTTCTGCTGGCATTCTATATGAAAAAGCAGGAAAAGCGGCGCAGGGCTGTTGATATGATGGAAAATGCCAATTTGGAAAAAAGCCGAAAGCTTTCCAGAATGACCAAGGATCTGCAGGCTCCCATGAACGAAATATCGGAACTTTTATATGTCTCTGATATGGATACCTATGAGCTGTTATTTATAAATGATGCGGGAAAGCGCAGTTTTCATGTGGATGATATTAAAGAAAAAGTGTGCTACCGCGTACTTCAGGGAAGGGACAGCCCCTGCCCCTTCTGTACCAATAAATTTTTAAAGAGCGGAGAGAATTATACCTGGGAGACTACCAATCCGATCACAGGCCGTCATTATCTGTTAAAAGACCGTCTGATCGAATGGGACGGAAGGCGGGCACGTCTGGAGCTGGCTTTTGACACTACGGAAGCGGAACATGAAAAAGAAAAGCTGAAATACGCCCTGAGTTCAGAACAGATGGTGATGGAGTGTGTCAGAACCCTGTACTGCAAAAAGGATATGAAAGATGCGGTGAGTGATGTACTCCAGGAGATCGGAACCTTTTTAAAAGCTGAGAGAGCATATATGTTCAATATGCGTGAAGGCTTTTTGTATAGAGATTATGAGTGGTGTGCTTCGGGTGTGGAAAATGGAGAGAAAGTTCTTAGGGGGCTGCCCCATGAGCGGCTGGAACAGTGGCGGGAGGTGCTGAACCAGAAAGGCTGTATCGTTATAAAGGATACAAAAGAGTTTAAAGAAGTATTTCCGGGAAGTGAAGCGATCATCGAAGAACGGAACATCCGCAATACGGCTGTGGCACTACTTGAGAGAGAAGGGGTTCTGATGGGATGTCTGGGAGTGGATAACCTTCCGGAGGAACGTCTGATGAACATTGGTTCCATTCTCCAGACCCTTTGCTACTTCATTCTGCTGGCCTATCGGAGAGCCGAGGATGAGCAGCAGCTTTCCCATCTCAGCTATCACGATACCCTGACATCCTTTTACAACAGAAACCGTTACATTGAAGATATGCAGGAGATGACCGGAAAAGTGGGAAGTGTTGGTATCGTCTATTTGGATGTCAACGGGCTTAAGGACATCAATGACCGGTATGGCCATGCGTTTGGGGACAAAGTGCTCATAGAGTGCGCAGAGCGCATGAAGCAGGTTTTTGGGGAAGGAAATTTCTATCGGGTGGGAGGCGATGAGTTTGTGATCGTCTGCCCTTCGGTCTCCAAGGAACAGTTCCGGGGAATGGTGAGTGAGCTGAGGGCTGCTTTTAAAAGAGATGAGCTTTGTAAGGCTGCAATTGGGTCCCAGTGGACAGAAAAGCTTATGGATGTGGGACAGGCAGTGGCCAATGCAGACGCCAGAATGTATGAGGACAAAAAGGAATTCTACAGAAATAATCCGGCTTCAAAAAGGTACCGTCATCACAGCGATGAACTGCTTTATCTGACGGACCCTGAAATCCTCAGAGAGGAGATCAGCAGAAACCAGTTTGTAGTCTATCTGCAGCCAAAGATTTCTTCGGCGGACAGGATGGCAGTGGGGGCGGAGGCTTTGATCCGGTATCAGTCAAGAGACGGTTCCCTGGTGCTTCCCGGCAATTTCCTGCCTCTGCTTGAGGAGTCCCAGACTGTCAGCCAGATTGATTTCTTTGTATTTGAATTCATCTGTTCCAAGATAAAGGAATGGAGCAGGGAGGGGAAAAAAGGATTTCCTGTATCCGTGAATTTCTCCCGGTATTCCCTGATCCAACCGCACTTTATAGAGCGGCTTCTCTCAATCTGTGAAAAATATGAAATATCCCCCAGATATCTTGAAATCGAAATCACAGAGACGGTGAGAAGCATTGATAACATAGATATCGGAGTTCTGATCGAAAATCTCAGGGAGGCGGGTTTCATTGTAACGATTGATGACTTCGGCACAGAGTATGCCAATCTGGCACTTCTGTCAGCAGTAGAATTCGATGTTCTGAAGCTGGACAAAAGTATGGTGGATGATGTAGTGAACAATACCAAGGCCCGGGCTATCGTAGGCTCTATTGTGGAGCTGGGAAGGAAGATGGGGATACAGATCGTGGCAGAGGGAATTGAGACGGAGGAGCAGCTTGCCGTTCTCCGCGCCTGCGGTGTGGAGCTGGCACAGGGATTCCTGTTCAGCAAGCCTATCTCTGTGAATGAATATGAAAAACGATATCTGGACAAATGA
- a CDS encoding right-handed parallel beta-helix repeat-containing protein, which translates to MNREYHVAVTGCDHAEGTKENPFKTISRAAKAAETGDKVIVHEGEYREWVKPEHSGYSNISRIVYEAAEGEKVVIKGSERIQNWENIEGTVWKAVVPNTLFGDYNPYKEALWGDWFIYPDDNSVHAGDVYLNGKSFYEAKSLDDVKNPQIRTEGYNPPWTKHPEPIKDKEWTIHQWYAETDHDNTYIYANFQGADPNKELAEINVRKCCFYPEKTGMNYITVRGFEMAQAACPWTPPTADQPGLIGANWSKGWIIENNIIHDAKCSGISIGKEASTGHNLCTRRHRKPGYQYQMEAVFRALKIGWSKEKIGSHIIRNNVIYDCGQNGIVGHMGCVFSQIYNNHIYNIAVKHEYFGYEIAGIKLHAAIDVQIHNNNIHDCTLGTWLDWQAQGTRVSKNLYYNNDRDLMVEVTHGPYMVDNNIFVSAYNFDNIAQGGAYVHNLCCGTMRREDVLNRSTPYHFPHSTEVAGTTPVYGGDDRLYNNIFVGSADAYTEQSLCGTVGYNGSTTTLEEYMETVASMGNEDLEMFEQVKQPAYIDHNAYLKNAPAFDAEKENYISTSDPQVKILVEEDGTYLEIHAEKGLLDTPAEIICTEKLGMVRIPEAPFDGPNGESIVLDTDYSGSKRCEAPSVGPLEGLKEGYNKIKVWG; encoded by the coding sequence ATGAACAGAGAATACCATGTGGCAGTCACAGGCTGCGATCATGCAGAGGGAACAAAAGAGAATCCCTTTAAGACCATATCAAGGGCGGCAAAGGCGGCTGAGACAGGAGACAAGGTCATTGTACACGAGGGTGAATACCGGGAATGGGTGAAACCAGAGCACAGCGGCTACAGCAATATCAGCCGGATCGTATACGAAGCTGCAGAAGGCGAAAAGGTTGTGATCAAAGGCTCCGAGCGCATCCAAAACTGGGAGAATATCGAAGGAACTGTCTGGAAAGCAGTGGTTCCCAACACACTTTTCGGGGATTATAACCCCTATAAGGAAGCCCTTTGGGGTGATTGGTTCATCTATCCCGATGACAACTCCGTCCATGCAGGCGATGTCTATTTAAACGGCAAATCATTTTATGAAGCCAAATCCCTTGACGACGTGAAAAATCCCCAGATCCGCACAGAGGGGTACAACCCGCCGTGGACAAAACATCCGGAACCGATCAAAGATAAAGAGTGGACCATCCATCAGTGGTATGCTGAGACAGACCATGATAATACATATATTTATGCCAATTTCCAGGGCGCTGACCCTAACAAAGAACTGGCTGAGATCAATGTGCGCAAATGCTGCTTCTACCCAGAGAAGACAGGTATGAATTATATCACCGTGCGGGGCTTTGAGATGGCACAGGCCGCCTGCCCGTGGACACCTCCAACCGCTGACCAGCCGGGTCTTATAGGCGCCAACTGGAGCAAGGGCTGGATCATTGAAAACAATATCATCCACGACGCAAAATGCAGCGGTATCAGCATCGGCAAAGAAGCCTCCACAGGCCACAACCTCTGCACCAGAAGACACAGAAAACCAGGTTACCAGTACCAGATGGAAGCTGTGTTCCGTGCCCTGAAGATTGGCTGGAGCAAAGAAAAGATCGGCTCCCATATTATCAGGAATAATGTCATTTATGACTGCGGACAGAACGGTATTGTAGGCCATATGGGATGTGTATTCAGCCAGATCTACAATAACCATATTTACAACATTGCCGTAAAACATGAGTATTTCGGTTACGAGATCGCAGGCATCAAGCTGCACGCAGCCATTGACGTACAGATTCATAACAATAATATCCATGACTGTACCCTAGGTACCTGGCTTGACTGGCAGGCACAGGGCACCCGGGTCAGCAAAAACCTCTACTACAACAATGACCGTGACCTGATGGTTGAAGTGACACATGGTCCTTACATGGTGGACAACAACATTTTTGTCTCCGCCTACAATTTTGACAATATCGCCCAGGGCGGCGCTTATGTCCACAACCTTTGCTGCGGAACCATGAGAAGAGAGGATGTCCTGAACCGTTCAACACCCTACCACTTCCCTCACAGCACCGAAGTTGCCGGCACCACACCTGTTTACGGCGGAGATGACCGTCTGTACAACAACATTTTCGTAGGCAGCGCAGATGCCTATACCGAGCAGTCCTTATGCGGAACGGTAGGCTACAACGGTTCCACCACTACCCTGGAGGAATATATGGAGACAGTTGCCTCCATGGGCAATGAGGATCTGGAAATGTTTGAACAGGTAAAACAGCCTGCATACATTGATCACAACGCTTATCTGAAAAACGCTCCTGCCTTTGATGCAGAAAAGGAAAATTATATAAGTACGTCTGATCCACAGGTAAAAATCTTGGTGGAGGAAGATGGAACTTATCTTGAAATCCATGCAGAAAAAGGGCTGCTTGACACCCCTGCTGAAATCATCTGTACCGAAAAGTTGGGAATGGTCCGGATTCCCGAAGCTCCGTTTGACGGCCCCAACGGTGAATCCATTGTTCTGGACACTGACTATAGCGGTTCCAAACGCTGCGAAGCACCATCTGTCGGTCCTCTGGAAGGCCTGAAAGAAGGATATAACAAGATAAAAGTCTGGGGATAA
- a CDS encoding DUF1848 domain-containing protein produces the protein MILSVSRRTDVPAYYADWFFGRIEEGYACVRNPFNRHQVSRISLAPDVVDCIVFWTKNPVPMLDRLPLLERYMFYFQFTLTGYGKDVEPGLPDKKKILLPAFKSLSGTIGAERAVWRYDPVFFNARYTPQYHLQAFARIAEELEGYTKQVVISFLDYYPKIKKNLEKLGCEAFEDKSLGEFAEKLAHTAKNHGMQIVTCAEKADLQQYGIGHGSCIDGELIRHLCGCGLDIKKDKNQRNECGCMESIDIGSYDTCPHGCLYCYANRSRAAAAAGRSRYTADSPILCSEILPGDVVTERKVRSLKNAL, from the coding sequence TTGATATTGAGTGTGAGCCGAAGGACGGATGTGCCGGCATATTATGCGGATTGGTTTTTTGGCAGAATAGAGGAGGGATACGCCTGTGTCCGCAATCCCTTTAACCGGCATCAGGTGAGCAGGATATCCCTGGCGCCGGATGTGGTGGACTGCATTGTGTTCTGGACCAAGAACCCTGTGCCAATGCTTGACAGGCTGCCGCTTCTGGAGCGGTATATGTTTTATTTTCAGTTTACCCTGACCGGATATGGAAAGGACGTGGAGCCGGGGCTGCCGGATAAGAAAAAGATTCTGCTTCCCGCATTCAAATCGCTTTCAGGGACCATAGGAGCAGAGCGGGCCGTATGGCGCTATGACCCGGTTTTCTTCAATGCCCGTTATACCCCGCAATACCATCTGCAGGCCTTTGCCCGGATCGCGGAAGAACTGGAGGGGTACACAAAGCAGGTGGTCATCAGTTTTCTGGACTATTATCCAAAGATAAAAAAGAACTTGGAAAAGCTGGGCTGTGAAGCTTTTGAGGACAAAAGCCTGGGTGAATTTGCCGAAAAGCTGGCTCATACTGCAAAAAATCATGGTATGCAGATCGTGACCTGCGCGGAGAAAGCGGATCTGCAGCAATACGGGATCGGTCACGGGAGCTGTATTGACGGGGAACTGATCCGGCACCTGTGCGGGTGCGGCCTGGATATAAAAAAGGATAAAAACCAGAGGAATGAGTGCGGCTGTATGGAGAGCATAGACATAGGCTCCTACGATACCTGTCCTCACGGATGCCTCTACTGCTATGCCAACCGGAGCAGAGCGGCAGCGGCTGCGGGAAGGAGTCGGTATACGGCTGATTCACCCATCCTCTGCAGTGAGATTTTGCCCGGGGATGTGGTGACAGAGAGAAAGGTGAGATCCCTGAAAAACGCACTCTAG
- a CDS encoding ROK family transcriptional regulator produces the protein MGNITLTDIKKNNYSLIYNLLYEQEKLSKQEIANQLHLSLPTVTQNLVALEEAGLLKKGGQFESQVGRRAVAYTICLQAGIGIGVEILKKQIKILAVDLKGRICGCTEQKLLYRNDDAYYKEIAGFVSTFIRESGFMKKQVLGIGFAVQGLTTADGQEIIFGKTLGYTGLKITALSRYLEYPCMFLHDAKCAAATELWNRRDLTDAIYLSIGKHLGGAVIIGGQTVMGKQNHGGAVEHMTLVPKGRQCYCGKSGCMETYCSVNALLLEEETLEEFFTGLRDGDKEKKGRFDEYLDHLSTAVNNLHMVMDCDVILGGHMAPYLTEEDLQVLHEKVREKSAFPDEQDFIFLSESAKDSVPVGAALGFVKEFLEEI, from the coding sequence ATGGGAAATATTACATTGACTGATATAAAGAAAAACAATTATTCTCTGATCTATAATCTGTTGTATGAACAGGAAAAGCTCTCCAAACAGGAGATTGCCAACCAACTCCATCTCAGTCTGCCCACAGTAACGCAGAATCTGGTGGCGCTGGAAGAAGCAGGGCTGCTCAAAAAGGGAGGACAGTTTGAATCGCAGGTGGGAAGAAGAGCGGTTGCCTACACCATATGTCTTCAGGCGGGAATCGGGATCGGTGTGGAGATTTTAAAGAAACAGATAAAGATCCTGGCGGTGGATTTAAAAGGCAGGATCTGTGGCTGTACAGAACAAAAGCTTCTCTATAGAAATGATGACGCTTATTATAAGGAGATTGCAGGATTTGTCAGCACTTTTATCCGGGAAAGCGGCTTTATGAAAAAGCAGGTTCTCGGCATTGGTTTTGCTGTACAGGGATTGACAACGGCTGACGGACAGGAGATCATCTTCGGAAAAACCCTGGGATATACCGGTCTTAAGATCACAGCCCTCTCCAGATATCTGGAATACCCCTGCATGTTCCTCCACGACGCCAAATGCGCTGCCGCCACAGAGCTGTGGAACCGCAGAGATCTGACAGATGCCATATATCTCTCTATAGGCAAACATCTGGGCGGCGCTGTGATCATCGGCGGCCAGACTGTGATGGGAAAACAAAACCATGGCGGTGCTGTGGAGCATATGACTTTGGTCCCCAAAGGACGGCAGTGCTACTGCGGCAAGTCCGGCTGCATGGAGACCTACTGCTCTGTCAACGCACTGCTTTTGGAGGAAGAGACACTGGAGGAATTCTTCACCGGACTGAGGGATGGGGATAAGGAGAAAAAGGGAAGGTTTGATGAATACCTGGATCACCTCTCCACAGCAGTCAATAACCTGCACATGGTGATGGACTGTGATGTGATCCTTGGAGGACATATGGCTCCATATCTGACAGAAGAAGATCTGCAGGTGCTGCACGAAAAGGTACGGGAGAAATCCGCTTTTCCGGATGAGCAGGACTTTATCTTTTTGTCTGAATCGGCAAAGGATTCTGTGCCTGTGGGTGCGGCGCTTGGATTTGTGAAAGAGTTTCTGGAAGAGATCTAG